TGTAAAAGGGTTCTTAGTGAACCGAATTGCAAGGGTTCTTAGTGAACCTTACTGAAAGGGATTTGTTTTCATGTGTAAAGGCTTATTCACCGGTGAAGAAGGttgtttagtggattgtggaatccttaagtgtgtCTCAAGGCGTAGACGTAGGCAAGgggccgaaccacgttaacatcggtgttaagcttttcttcatttttctttaatttatatcttgtgcatgatttacctggtttatattgtgatataattacttgcaTCTTgccaaaatttattattttgtagagaaaagcgaAAATACACAAAAGAATCTATTCACTccctctagactcgactctagggaTAACATAACTTTATTTTTAGCTAACATTAAGAGATCTTAAACATTAAAGAGAGAAAGTTCAGAGTTTCACAAAAAAATGTGGTTACTATTCAAACCCAATATCTTATGCTACAGTGCTTGGACGACCAATATGACCATTCAAAATCGGCGTCTATGAGTCCTCTATTGACAAAAAATCAGCTCGATTAGACTACAGATGACCCTTCAATCATTGGTTGATCAAAACTGCACACTATTGCAAATTCAAAAGCCGATATCTAACGCTACTGTGTTTGGATAACCAATCTGACCATTCAAAATCAACGTATATAAGTCCTTTATCTACTGACAAACAAACAACTCTATCGGACCATGAATGACCCTCCAATCGTCAGTTGCTCAAAACTACGCACTATTGCAAAAATTCAGATCTTTTCAATGTGGTTCTCATTCTTTTTGCCGCATACTTTCTCTCACTTTCTAATGGAATTATGCACTGACaacctaattttttatttatttaaatgacGTATAAAAAGGTCTCTAAAAAACTTAATAAAGAGTTCAAATAAAATTGACTAAAGGATGGAATGAATTTCTTCACGTTGGAGGGATACCCAAACCCAACAATTGTCTTATGTGAACTTTTGATAGTTATAAATGTATAGAAggcaaaatagtttttttttttttcttatgaagGTGTTAGCATagattaattaatgaattaattaattgaatGAGTTgacttattatttgattttgtttttttcataatcaaattaAAGCTTTTGTGATTAGTTCATTTTTGTAATAAGGAAAGGGCTAAATACAAGGTAACTCGTAGATaactttattgaaaattattattaatattatttattaaaggAACTCTTTAATGTAAATATATCCAtgaagtctttttttttttttaatataaatgtCGTTtgtaattttgaactttaaaattttatatttttaaaaaactatCGTTAGTGTGTTTCAAATGTTATAAAATACCAaatattacctttttttttttttcttaaaaacaaaaaaataaagaggaGCATTGTAACAATCAATTAGATATTTTAATTTTAGGTATTTTTtaaagaacttaatttaaatagaTAACTAGTAACTAAAGATGATTAAAAAAGTATGATTctcattaattattaaaaatacaTGGTGATTAAGCTATCCAActtaatttcttaatttattcTATCAGATTTAGCAATATCAATATTACCATGTATTAAGATttgtaaattattattataagcataaattaaatatttaaattttaggtaacttttaaaaAGCTTAATTTAAATAGATAACTGTTATAAAAAGCTATTAAAACAATTTCAGCCATTCAACGTGAGAGAGCAATTCGGTAGTTCACAATAATGGCAGAAAGCAAAATCGGACTTTGCCAAGATTccaaattttgaagaaaaaaaaagaaagaacctaaattataaataattacataatttcaagttttaaatttaatttatataatttttaaattaatagaaGGATCCTAGGTCAGAGACTAatgataaattaaaataaaatgatataaattGGGTAGATGGTAGACCCAGGTTTTATGACCGGAGCTGATAAAAGGGAGAAGAAAGGGGAAGAAACGAAGAGACATCTTTCATCGCCTACCCACCAAAAGGCAAAGCCTCGGCCttctgcttctctctctctcttcggcGGAAAGCATCAAGCATGGCTCTGCAACTGTGGGAGACGCTGAAGGAGGCCATCTTAGTCTACACGGGTCTCTCTCCGGCGACCTTCTTTACCGTGCTTGCTCTGGCGGTGGCCATCTACTACGTGGTTTCGGGACTGTTTGTGTCGCCCGATCATCATCGCCAGGCGCCCAGGGGGCTCGAGGAGCAGATGGAACCGCTGCCTCCGCCCGTGCAGCTCGGCGAGGTCACTGAGGAGGAGCTCAGGGCCTACGATGGCTCCGATTCGAAGAAGCCCTTGCTCATGGCCATCAAGGGTCAGATCTATGATGTCTCACAGAGCAGGTATAgcgttaaattttttattattttcgatttctctctctaattagttttttttttagctCCTGAGTGTGTTGTTTGACTTGCTGGGTGTTTTcccttttgtaatttttttttttgcgggtttatagcatttgttaATTTGTCTTTTGTAAAGTGTAATTTAGTGTGTGTCTGTATATCTGGATAtgtaaattttttcttttttagattttttttttttgggggaaggggggggggtgtttcACTTTGGGTTTTATGGGTTTGATTTGTCTCTTGACGTTTTCAGAGTGATTCTATTTCCAGAAACGACTTTGTATTTTTCAACTTTTGATACATTGTTGATTCCCAATCTATTTCTGCTTCTTGATGCCACTTTTGCCGCTCTTTATTGCTAGGCAAAAAGTTCGCGTCTAGCTGTTTTCGCCCTTTTTCACTTTGGGTTGATGAGAGGTTTGACAAGTATGATTTTCTTCATTACGGCAGTTTGAGATGTGCATcgttttttatttctgattttgcGGATCTTTAAGGATAGGGTTTGGAATTTGAGAAATTGGGATTTGTGTTTTTCATTTGCTAATTTCTCGACTGTTTCTCTATATCAATCAATGACATGGGAAAAACTGTTTGAAGATTAGGGGATGTATTCTAATGGCAAGTTCGGAATTTCGCATTCATACTTTCAAATTGTTTGTATTCAGCTCATAGTTTATGCAGTCTTGTACTTGCTGCCTGTACAATTGAGGAAAGGTATTCCAATTGCAAATTTTCTTTTCAACTTGGCATGTAATTAACCATGTACAGTTTGTTTTTGGAATAAGAAGTTTTGAAGTTTGCAACTGCAGATACATGACTCAATTGAGTATTGAATGTTTGGGCGTTTGCAGTCATTGTTGTCACTTTAGGCCAATGCTGCATCTTGGTTGCATGGTGTCAGGTGGAAGGGCAGCCGAACCTCATCCTTTGGAATGAATTGGTGTACACAGACCTGACTTATACTCAGCATTTACTTGGCTACTTTTCCTGAGCTCTGGGTATACTTGATTTAGGTTGGATTGGTTATGCTACCCAGACCCAACtactaattattatttttttcagtttagtttGTTTTGTCTTGTTGTTTGTTgctgtttttttatttatttattattttttggatgTTGGGGTGGTGGGGGGATGTCTGCAGACAATGACGTTAAGTTATGTTGAGATTAAATCAATGGAAAAATAATGGTTTGATCATCAGAGATTAAGGTATATTGTGGTAAATCCTTGCGCTAAAAGGTTTGAGCTGCCTGAAATAGCTTCAAGCCATTGATCTCTACTGTTGAACCCTCAGCAACTTCAAAtcttaaaagttaaaacacaataaTGGGAACCATTTCAGTGGAAATTGGAAGCATTGATCCCATTGGTATTCGTGGGCATTAAAGAATTGAAGGGGAAGAGAGATGAGAAGAACAAAGAGAGGATAATGAAGATGCTGGTATTATTGTTCTTTTTTCCTATGCTTAGTGTGCTAGTGCCTGGTGGGATTGATTTGCTTGAGCTGTTAGCTTTTTGATATCATGTTTTAATCCTCCCAATGCCAATTCATTGACTAGGCATCCATGTTATATTATATGGAAACCAGTGATCAGGTTATGTGTTGTGTTGTGCTTTCCCAACACCTCAGCCTTTGCCCTACTGCAAGGATGCATAGCCCAAGCCTATGTTGCGGAGTTGTTCTATGTTTTCTGATCTTGTCACTATATTTTACTTGCCTCTGGAAAACCTTTGTGGGTTGGAGTTTGGTTTTGATAGTGATTATTTTAAGATGACAGTTAGATGGGAAGCATGGTTTGTTTGGGTATGTATCCATAATTTCAGGTGTGGTTTGGGAGGCTGTATTTTCTTGTCattcatgatcatgaagaaatgACTTTCTAGGTTACCATCCAAAGAGGCACATGGAAGGTTCATTTTTTCCCCCTAAATAGTTCATTTGTATTTATAgcatcatatcatttttttttatgaagtCTAATTagtcaaattgatttttttttttttggggggggggggggtggtggtgtGTTCCAATATTGTTTTTGTGAATTTTGGTGACTATGAAACTACACAAGGCTGGGGTTTGCTGCTATATGGAACAAGGATTTTTGTTTTATGGCCAATTCTAGTGCTTGGAGCAGGACATATTGTGTCAATTTTAGCTTTTGGACCCATACAAATCTGTAAATGTGAATGATATGCAGTAACTCATTGTAAAGATATTTCAACTGGATGAGCTTTTCTCTCTCAtggttcatttttcttttcatatTAATCCATGTCGATGCAGCATAACTTCTAATTGTTTTGCTTTAAAACTCATCACTATATTGTAGAATGTTTTATGGGCCTGGTGGGCCTTACGCGCTGTTTGCTGGGAAGGATGCTAGTCGAGCTCTTGCAAAGATGTCTTTTGAAGATAAAGATTTGACTGGGGATGTTTCTGGTCTTGGTCCATTTGAACTCGAGGCCTTACAGGACTGGGAATACAAGTTTATGAGCAAGTATGTCAAAGTTGGAACCATCAAGAAGACAGTTCCAGTGACCGAGGGCTCTGCCACTGGCGAGCCAGCAGAAGCTGCTGATCATGATGTTGATAGGCCTGTAGAAGACGGACCAGCTAAGCCAGCAGAGGACGGACCAGCTAAGCCTGCAGAGGATGGACCAGCTAAGCCTGCAGAGGATGGTCCATCGGAGAGTGCAGCAGCCAGAGCAGTTGAAACCCCTAGTGATGGCAATGCTGAGAAAGACTAATGTTTGTTTGTATACTTATCAATGCAGCAGCAATGGACTGGCGAAACTACTTGTTAATGGGACCCTAAGAAAATGTAATGTTAATGCATATGTTTCATGAGAACTGTTTTTGTATAAGTTTACCTTAGTCTAGGATACTTGCTTGAACGTGTAGTTGGTTAAATAAGGAATTGAGCACCCTGGTTTTTGGGGGTTCAAAGCTGAGACTTTAATTTCTTGGGAGGATCCGGAAGTGAAGTTCAATGAAATCTATTATCAAATTGCTTTTTCATTCCTAAAAAGACAGATTTGGCGTtgttctctttgtttttttttttttttcttttttttggggggtaaAAAGATGTCTATTGTTGCTAGAATTGGTGTGGTAGTTCATTGGGTAGGTTTGATGTCAAAGCTCACATGTTTAATTTAGCATTGCTGTTTTCTCATGATAAAGCCACATCTGCAGTTTGTGGTAACGAGCCCTCTTGCATTCTgggtaacctctctctctctctctctctctctcttgattctgGGTAACCTTTCTCTCACTCTCTGTTGCAGCAACCAGTGGAACATGGTGAGGGTGAGGACAATATGGGTGGTGCTGTTGTGACTTTCCCAAGCTTTCTCAATCTCCATTTGTGTAGCAAAAAAGAACTGTGTTGCTACAGAATCAAATTGATCACtccattttatatatttttacagTTGAATGCTTTTGTAATGGGACTACAACCCCATATTTTTATGATTTAGTTGAATGCTCTAGCTcttttataaaatcatatatttttatgtttctaAATTTCTAACTCTTTTTTACATGGGAATGTAAAATTGAagccccaaaaccaaaacccataATTTTGAGTATGGTctcataaaaatttttaaaagttaaaaaattatttattggcAAGTGCCTCCGCCTTGGTACGGGTGGTCTCGGGTTTGAGACTTGGGAGCGGCCTCTCtaaaaatgggggtaag
The Malania oleifera isolate guangnan ecotype guangnan chromosome 13, ASM2987363v1, whole genome shotgun sequence DNA segment above includes these coding regions:
- the LOC131145469 gene encoding membrane steroid-binding protein 2-like, which encodes MALQLWETLKEAILVYTGLSPATFFTVLALAVAIYYVVSGLFVSPDHHRQAPRGLEEQMEPLPPPVQLGEVTEEELRAYDGSDSKKPLLMAIKGQIYDVSQSRMFYGPGGPYALFAGKDASRALAKMSFEDKDLTGDVSGLGPFELEALQDWEYKFMSKYVKVGTIKKTVPVTEGSATGEPAEAADHDVDRPVEDGPAKPAEDGPAKPAEDGPAKPAEDGPSESAAARAVETPSDGNAEKD